The Desulfosporosinus acidiphilus SJ4 genome has a window encoding:
- the argS gene encoding arginine--tRNA ligase gives MSLYEEIKSKIICQLEQAANSAKAKGDLNFEELPGYVLEEPRERQHGDLATNLALVMAKQAKRSPREIAATLIQHMDKTGTWIESSEIAGAGFINFRLDPLWLTGVIREVLQAGERYGQVDLGKGKKVQVEFVSANPTGLLHMGNARGAALGDSLASLLAMAGYEVSREFYINDAGNQIHNFALSLEARYLQQLGQDAPFPEGGYHGEDLITTVKGLISKVGDKYLAVDPSLRRELLVRYALDEKMRSIRETLEDFGVTYDVWFSEQSLHDSGAVRSTLEELQKKEYIYEKEGALWLKSTLFGDEKDEVVVRSNGTPTYFAADIAYHRNKFDRGFDNVINVWGADHHGHVARMKGAMSALGYDADNLTIILMQLVRLIQGGEVVKMSKRSGQYITLRELMEEVGKDAARFFFNLRDPDSTVDFDMDLAKAQSSDNPVYYVQYAHARLSSILRQAHELGDTGDPSEEDLKLLISPEERDLLKKMADFPSEIMVAARLLEPHRLARYVLDLAGLFHTFYNSQRVLIEDESLRRARLGLVRAVKQIIANSLGILGVSAPEKM, from the coding sequence ATGAGTCTCTATGAAGAAATTAAAAGTAAAATTATTTGTCAATTAGAACAGGCTGCAAACAGTGCCAAAGCAAAAGGAGATTTAAACTTCGAGGAACTTCCCGGCTATGTGTTAGAGGAGCCAAGGGAACGTCAGCACGGAGATTTGGCTACGAATTTAGCTTTAGTGATGGCTAAACAAGCAAAACGTTCTCCGCGGGAGATTGCTGCAACGCTCATTCAACACATGGATAAAACAGGTACATGGATTGAAAGCTCGGAGATTGCCGGGGCTGGTTTTATTAACTTTCGTTTAGATCCACTATGGCTTACGGGTGTTATAAGAGAAGTACTTCAAGCAGGGGAGCGCTATGGGCAGGTTGATCTGGGTAAAGGGAAGAAAGTACAAGTTGAGTTTGTCAGTGCTAATCCCACCGGTCTATTACACATGGGCAACGCCCGGGGGGCAGCTCTGGGAGACAGTCTTGCATCCTTACTTGCTATGGCGGGATATGAAGTTTCCCGCGAATTCTATATTAATGATGCCGGAAATCAAATACACAACTTTGCCTTGTCCTTAGAAGCCCGCTATTTGCAACAATTGGGTCAAGACGCTCCTTTTCCGGAAGGCGGTTATCACGGGGAAGATTTAATTACGACGGTAAAAGGCTTAATCTCCAAAGTGGGGGATAAATATCTCGCGGTGGACCCCAGTTTGAGGCGGGAGCTTCTGGTAAGGTATGCTCTTGATGAAAAAATGCGGAGTATCCGTGAGACTCTGGAGGATTTTGGTGTTACTTATGATGTTTGGTTCAGTGAACAATCTCTCCACGATTCTGGTGCCGTGCGTTCGACGTTAGAAGAGCTTCAAAAGAAAGAATATATCTATGAAAAAGAAGGGGCCCTCTGGCTTAAGTCAACCCTTTTCGGAGATGAAAAGGACGAAGTCGTTGTCAGAAGCAATGGAACCCCTACGTATTTTGCGGCAGATATTGCTTATCACCGCAATAAGTTTGACCGTGGCTTTGACAACGTCATTAATGTTTGGGGAGCCGATCATCATGGACATGTGGCCCGGATGAAGGGGGCAATGTCAGCTTTAGGGTATGATGCGGATAATTTGACAATTATTTTGATGCAGCTTGTACGCCTGATACAGGGCGGTGAAGTTGTTAAAATGTCCAAGCGTTCCGGACAATACATTACCTTACGGGAGTTAATGGAGGAAGTTGGCAAAGACGCGGCTCGTTTCTTCTTTAATCTTCGCGACCCAGATTCTACGGTAGATTTTGATATGGATTTAGCGAAGGCACAATCATCGGATAATCCGGTGTACTATGTTCAATACGCTCACGCACGTTTATCCAGTATTTTAAGGCAAGCTCATGAACTGGGAGATACCGGCGATCCTAGTGAAGAAGATCTGAAATTATTAATTTCTCCGGAGGAGCGGGATCTCCTGAAGAAAATGGCGGATTTTCCCTCCGAGATTATGGTTGCGGCTCGATTGCTGGAACCCCATCGTTTAGCCCGTTATGTCTTGGATCTGGCAGGATTATTCCATACGTTTTATAATAGTCAACGGGTACTGATTGAGGATGAATCATTGCGTCGAGCCCGTCTTGGTCTTGTCCGGGCAGTCAAGCAAATTATCGCCAATTCATTAGGTATTCTCGGGGTGTCAGCTCCGGAAAAGATGTGA
- a CDS encoding DUF1934 domain-containing protein — protein sequence MKRKVTIQILGTQKYSEGQDERQELSVPGTYYEKNNAFYAVYKEPESVSGFEGVTTFLTLKKDRVALNRKGAVDLAQEFQVGVRSSSKYVTRYGKMWLSVLPQRVECDLTAQGGRISLEYDLFVDDNFVSHNLLWVTIKEDNPQ from the coding sequence TTGAAAAGGAAAGTGACCATTCAAATTTTGGGCACGCAAAAATACTCTGAGGGCCAGGATGAACGGCAGGAACTGTCTGTTCCGGGAACATATTATGAAAAGAACAATGCCTTCTATGCTGTTTATAAGGAACCTGAGAGCGTTAGCGGGTTTGAAGGGGTAACAACGTTTTTAACATTAAAAAAGGATCGTGTGGCGCTAAACCGCAAAGGGGCCGTCGATCTGGCACAGGAGTTTCAGGTTGGTGTTCGGAGCTCCAGCAAGTATGTTACTCGCTACGGAAAAATGTGGCTGAGTGTTTTGCCGCAACGTGTAGAGTGTGACTTGACAGCACAGGGGGGACGTATTAGTCTAGAATATGACCTTTTTGTCGATGATAATTTTGTAAGTCATAATTTGCTGTGGGTAACCATAAAGGAGGATAACCCTCAATGA
- a CDS encoding PepSY1/2 domain-containing protein — MHRRLWIGALAAAFLLSLGWGINEYRQAGDYRLASENNSRRAFSDFASHLDQMETVMAKGNVANSPNQQVLYLSQVSSKSEGALKDFAQLPAEQAGLSYIGQFLTQSGDFARTLAQKVAGGGTITNDEAKTLQEMHNDLIPVNQKVQTLMTRMDTENLAWTDPAPSLRQRLGLGGPQIAEAAADGSEAPTKSVRSGLDQLDASLQKLPPFTYTGEYSARVVQKPLGLPSGQVDKAQAQSAAQGFLAKVGYADAAPKFAGDINGDFKGYSWNYKDAYMEVSRQGGVVTFYRDQRSINQRTLSVDDASQKAKAILKTLGWNLVITSSEDFGSYVEFDAVAEQDGVRLYPDKVRLMVALDNGQLVGLDAAPYYAFHHTRTFPAKISLNQAVQKLRTNFKIQESRLAVIAKSGNQEVYAYEFRGRYQGEDYLIYLNAQNGSEEKIQRIIKTPRGEYLQ, encoded by the coding sequence ATGCATAGAAGATTATGGATTGGAGCTTTAGCCGCGGCTTTTTTGCTCTCCTTAGGCTGGGGAATCAACGAATATCGTCAGGCTGGAGATTATCGCCTTGCTTCAGAGAACAATAGCCGCAGGGCATTCAGCGACTTTGCAAGCCATCTTGATCAAATGGAGACGGTCATGGCCAAGGGTAACGTAGCAAATAGTCCAAACCAGCAGGTATTATACTTGAGCCAGGTATCAAGTAAAAGCGAAGGTGCGCTCAAGGATTTTGCGCAGCTTCCGGCTGAACAAGCAGGTCTTAGCTACATTGGCCAATTCTTGACGCAATCGGGTGATTTTGCCAGGACCTTAGCCCAGAAAGTGGCAGGGGGAGGGACTATCACTAATGATGAGGCGAAAACCCTTCAAGAGATGCACAATGATTTAATACCTGTTAATCAGAAGGTTCAAACACTCATGACCAGAATGGATACCGAGAATTTAGCCTGGACAGATCCGGCTCCGTCTCTGAGACAACGATTGGGTTTAGGTGGCCCGCAAATCGCTGAGGCGGCTGCTGATGGTTCGGAGGCTCCCACTAAATCGGTTCGATCGGGATTAGATCAGTTGGATGCAAGTCTGCAAAAATTGCCTCCCTTTACTTATACCGGGGAGTATTCAGCACGGGTTGTTCAGAAACCGCTGGGTCTTCCCTCCGGACAGGTGGACAAAGCCCAAGCTCAAAGCGCTGCCCAAGGCTTTTTAGCAAAAGTCGGTTATGCTGATGCAGCTCCGAAATTTGCCGGAGATATTAATGGTGATTTCAAAGGATATTCGTGGAACTATAAAGACGCGTACATGGAGGTTAGCCGTCAAGGGGGAGTTGTAACATTTTATCGGGATCAACGATCCATTAATCAACGAACCTTGAGCGTCGATGATGCCTCACAAAAGGCTAAAGCGATTTTAAAGACCCTTGGCTGGAACCTCGTGATAACATCAAGTGAGGATTTCGGTTCCTATGTGGAATTTGATGCAGTTGCCGAACAGGATGGGGTGAGACTTTATCCGGATAAAGTTAGATTAATGGTGGCATTGGATAACGGACAGTTGGTGGGTCTTGATGCTGCACCCTATTATGCTTTTCATCATACGAGAACCTTCCCGGCAAAGATTTCTCTGAACCAAGCTGTTCAAAAATTACGTACCAATTTTAAAATCCAAGAGAGCCGCCTGGCTGTCATAGCCAAAAGCGGAAACCAGGAAGTCTATGCTTATGAGTTTCGAGGACGATATCAGGGTGAAGACTATCTCATTTATCTTAATGCCCAAAATGGCAGCGAAGAGAAAATTCAGCGAATTATTAAAACGCCGCGTGGGGAGTACCTTCAGTGA
- the sleB gene encoding spore cortex-lytic enzyme, with amino-acid sequence MKLRQRPRWIVLIAGVILSIALTGIAYGALGDRTLSRGSRGADVKEMQSRLVQLGYGVGPIDGAFGPKTETAIRSFQKDHGLKIDGLAGTKTISELKRLTGQSTNAAGKAIGYKNVDINLLAHAVNGEARGEPYLGQVAVAAVILNRIADPAFPKTIADIIYQPGAFSSVNDGQINLTPSASSIRAAQEAASGVDPSKGALFFFNPAKTTNKYIWSRPELTKIGNHIFTK; translated from the coding sequence ATGAAATTACGTCAAAGACCTCGGTGGATTGTTCTCATCGCGGGAGTAATTTTAAGTATTGCCTTGACAGGGATTGCTTACGGAGCATTAGGGGACCGCACGCTGAGCAGGGGGAGCAGGGGTGCTGATGTAAAAGAAATGCAAAGCAGGCTGGTCCAGTTAGGTTATGGTGTTGGACCTATTGATGGGGCGTTTGGCCCCAAAACTGAGACAGCAATCCGCAGTTTCCAAAAGGATCACGGCCTTAAGATTGATGGGTTGGCAGGAACCAAAACTATCAGTGAACTAAAACGATTAACGGGTCAAAGTACCAATGCTGCAGGAAAGGCTATTGGGTATAAGAATGTTGATATTAATCTTCTAGCCCATGCGGTGAACGGTGAGGCTCGAGGTGAACCCTATTTAGGACAGGTGGCGGTTGCCGCGGTTATTCTCAACCGCATTGCGGATCCGGCTTTCCCCAAAACAATTGCTGACATTATTTATCAGCCGGGGGCTTTTTCCAGTGTTAATGATGGGCAAATTAATTTAACGCCTAGTGCTTCCTCCATTCGTGCAGCCCAAGAGGCAGCAAGCGGGGTTGATCCTTCAAAAGGAGCGCTCTTCTTTTTTAACCCTGCGAAGACCACGAACAAATATATTTGGTCCCGACCTGAGCTAACGAAGATTGGGAATCATATTTTTACGAAGTAG
- a CDS encoding radical SAM protein yields MHYEGILYRPPSEAKSVILQITVGCRHNLCTFCTMYKEKTFRIKSRSEIMAMIKEAQDYNPGAERIFLADGDALAIDTSLLLEILSQLYASFPRLLRVGIYGGPKDILAKTPEDLVLLKAHGLTIVYLGVESGNPEVLKSVCKGVTPEEMISAGQKLKASGLILSCTVIIGLGGKSLSQAHALNTAQVISKIDPQYLGALTLMVDPEAPLAKLIQRGEFQLLDPWESLSELKSMLENLEVSHCVFRSNHASNYLPLRATLPEDRTQLLTTLDRVLKTSALEELRPDYWRGL; encoded by the coding sequence GTGCATTATGAAGGGATTCTATACCGACCACCCAGTGAGGCGAAAAGCGTCATCCTTCAGATCACGGTGGGATGCCGTCATAACCTCTGTACCTTCTGCACCATGTATAAGGAAAAAACCTTTCGAATTAAATCACGGTCCGAAATTATGGCTATGATCAAGGAAGCCCAGGACTACAACCCTGGGGCAGAACGAATCTTTTTAGCAGATGGGGATGCTCTGGCAATTGATACATCCTTGCTTCTCGAAATTCTTTCTCAACTTTATGCCAGCTTTCCCCGCCTCCTACGCGTTGGCATTTACGGAGGCCCCAAGGATATTCTTGCCAAAACGCCGGAGGATCTGGTCTTACTAAAAGCCCATGGTTTAACCATCGTCTATTTAGGAGTAGAAAGTGGTAATCCTGAAGTTCTGAAATCTGTCTGTAAGGGAGTTACCCCGGAAGAAATGATTTCCGCAGGCCAAAAGCTTAAGGCAAGTGGTTTAATTCTTTCTTGTACAGTCATTATCGGTCTGGGAGGAAAGTCTTTAAGCCAAGCCCATGCCCTCAATACTGCTCAAGTCATCAGCAAAATTGATCCCCAATATTTAGGGGCCTTAACCCTAATGGTTGATCCGGAAGCACCTTTAGCCAAACTTATTCAGCGGGGTGAATTTCAGCTTCTTGATCCCTGGGAGTCGTTATCTGAACTCAAATCCATGTTGGAAAACTTGGAAGTATCCCACTGTGTTTTCCGCAGCAATCATGCCTCCAATTACTTACCTCTTCGCGCCACACTTCCTGAAGATCGTACACAGCTCCTGACAACCCTCGATAGAGTCTTGAAAACCTCTGCCCTTGAAGAATTGCGCCCGGATTACTGGCGAGGACTTTAA
- a CDS encoding UDP-N-acetylglucosamine--LPS N-acetylglucosamine transferase: MKELRVLVFSASFGNGHVRAAEAVIEGIRIKVPSANIIHLDFGAFLNIRVNTIIKDFYSKLLRRAPKLWGRFYYKTGKVHPQSMSQRLLNQLGRSNFLNYIQKFEPDLIVCTYPTVSSILAQLRVKQILLVPLATVITDYTVHSHWVHPGVDCYIVACAKVKELLVFWGIQAQNIHVTGIPVSPRFEFKEDRLSLTEKLGLRSGLPTFLFMGGTFGVTESIKRIYQKLTDYPLPVQCLVVCGHNEKLYNSLDEVVAQAGNPLVRYKFVHNVEELMSVSDVIITKAGGLTVSEALTKHLPLIIFRPIPGQEEENAQYVREVGAGYVAESEEELDRLLIHLLEHPDMIERMRSKAALASAGHSTERAVEEMLHLVEASNRRQRIG, translated from the coding sequence TTGAAGGAACTTAGGGTTCTCGTATTTTCGGCGTCCTTTGGAAACGGTCATGTAAGAGCGGCTGAAGCAGTTATCGAAGGAATACGGATAAAGGTGCCTTCTGCCAATATCATTCACTTGGACTTCGGCGCATTTCTAAATATCCGGGTTAATACTATCATAAAAGATTTTTATAGTAAGCTTTTGCGCAGAGCCCCCAAGCTTTGGGGCCGTTTTTATTATAAAACGGGTAAGGTCCACCCGCAATCCATGAGTCAACGGTTATTGAACCAATTGGGGCGGAGTAATTTTCTGAATTACATTCAGAAATTCGAACCGGATTTAATTGTCTGCACATACCCCACTGTCTCCTCAATTCTTGCTCAATTGAGAGTTAAGCAAATTCTCCTTGTCCCGCTAGCTACAGTTATTACAGATTATACGGTGCATAGCCATTGGGTTCATCCGGGAGTCGATTGTTACATTGTTGCTTGTGCTAAAGTTAAAGAACTACTAGTGTTCTGGGGCATACAAGCCCAAAATATTCATGTAACAGGTATTCCGGTTAGTCCAAGGTTTGAATTTAAAGAGGATCGGCTTTCTTTGACGGAAAAGTTAGGTTTAAGGTCGGGCCTTCCCACATTCTTGTTTATGGGGGGAACATTCGGAGTTACAGAAAGCATAAAGAGAATTTATCAAAAACTAACGGATTATCCTCTTCCGGTTCAATGCCTTGTTGTATGCGGTCATAATGAAAAACTGTATAATTCCTTGGACGAGGTTGTTGCTCAGGCCGGAAACCCGTTAGTCCGGTATAAGTTCGTTCATAATGTCGAGGAATTGATGTCCGTTTCCGATGTTATTATTACGAAAGCGGGAGGATTAACAGTCTCCGAAGCTTTAACAAAACATTTGCCCTTGATAATTTTTAGGCCCATTCCCGGACAAGAGGAGGAAAATGCACAATATGTCAGAGAGGTAGGGGCAGGATACGTTGCGGAGAGTGAAGAAGAATTAGATCGCCTGTTAATCCATTTATTAGAACATCCGGATATGATTGAAAGGATGCGTAGTAAAGCGGCGTTAGCCTCAGCAGGTCACTCTACCGAACGAGCGGTTGAAGAAATGCTGCATTTAGTGGAAGCGTCGAACAGAAGGCAAAGAATCGGTTAA
- the ybaK gene encoding Cys-tRNA(Pro) deacylase, with protein MRKTNAARILDQMKLSYELKEYPVDESDLSAVAVAQKVELPVQQIYKTIVARGDKTGVIVACIQGDLELHLKGLAALSGNKKVEVVPLKEVQPLTGYIRGGVSPLGMKKSYPTFIDSAVTSQEKISISAGLRGLQIFLRPSDLIMAAKAQVGKIATEPS; from the coding sequence ATGCGAAAAACTAATGCAGCCCGTATTCTTGACCAAATGAAACTGTCTTATGAGCTCAAAGAATATCCCGTTGATGAGTCGGATTTATCAGCCGTTGCCGTAGCCCAAAAAGTCGAGCTTCCCGTCCAACAAATCTATAAGACCATAGTTGCTCGAGGCGACAAAACCGGAGTTATTGTTGCCTGTATCCAAGGTGATCTTGAGCTCCATCTTAAAGGGCTTGCCGCATTGAGCGGAAATAAAAAAGTAGAGGTCGTCCCTCTCAAAGAAGTTCAACCTCTAACCGGATATATTCGAGGAGGCGTATCCCCCCTTGGCATGAAAAAATCATATCCAACCTTCATTGACTCAGCCGTTACTTCACAAGAAAAAATTTCAATCAGCGCTGGCTTACGGGGACTTCAAATCTTCTTGCGTCCATCCGACTTAATCATGGCCGCAAAAGCCCAAGTAGGCAAAATAGCGACAGAACCAAGCTAG
- a CDS encoding glutamine--tRNA ligase/YqeY domain fusion protein, with protein MEHKSSSNFLRNIILEDLKSGKVDHIVTRFPPEPNGYLHIGHAKSIILNFELADEFKGKTHLRFDDTNPTKEDTEYVQSIKEDVQWLGYEWDELFFASNYFEEMYNRAVLLIKKGKAYVCDLSAEEIRKTRGSLTEPGQPSPWRNRSLEENLELFEGMRRGIFKDGEKVLRAKIDMASPNINLRDPVLYRIAHASHHNTGDKWCIYPMYDFAHPLEDAIEGVTHSICTLEFEDHRPLYDWIVRECEMENVPQQYEFARLNLTNTVMSKRKLKQLVEDKIVDGWNDPRMPTISGLRRKGYTPEAMRNFAREIGVAKADSVVDTKMLEHFIREDLKLKVPRTMAVLRPLKVIITNYPEDQVEMLEAENNTENPEMGSRSIPFSREIYIEQDDFAENPPPKYHRLYLGNEVRLKNAYFIKCNEIVKDESGKVLELHCTYDQETKSGTGFTGRKVKGTIHWVEARQAIPAEFRLYEPLILEDDTDDSGSFLEHINPNSLEIVHGYVEPTMKVSKPQDKFQFFRHGYFNVDPLYSISDHLVFNRIVSLKSSFELPKS; from the coding sequence ATGGAACATAAATCCTCCTCGAATTTTTTGCGAAATATTATACTTGAAGATCTTAAGTCGGGTAAAGTTGATCATATTGTTACACGATTTCCGCCGGAACCTAATGGCTATTTACATATTGGACATGCCAAATCCATTATTCTTAATTTTGAATTAGCTGATGAATTTAAAGGGAAAACCCATTTGCGTTTTGATGATACGAATCCAACTAAAGAAGATACAGAATATGTTCAGTCCATTAAAGAGGATGTTCAGTGGTTGGGGTATGAATGGGATGAATTGTTCTTTGCCTCAAATTACTTTGAGGAGATGTATAACCGTGCCGTACTGCTGATTAAAAAGGGCAAGGCCTATGTTTGTGACTTGTCAGCAGAAGAGATCAGAAAGACAAGAGGGTCGTTGACAGAACCGGGTCAACCAAGTCCCTGGCGAAACAGGTCCCTAGAAGAAAATCTCGAGCTTTTTGAAGGCATGAGACGTGGGATTTTTAAAGATGGTGAAAAGGTCCTGAGAGCTAAAATTGACATGGCTTCTCCGAATATTAATTTGCGGGACCCTGTTCTTTATAGGATTGCTCATGCCTCCCATCATAATACAGGGGACAAATGGTGTATCTATCCCATGTACGATTTTGCCCATCCACTGGAAGATGCTATTGAAGGGGTTACTCACTCAATCTGCACCTTGGAATTTGAAGACCATAGGCCTTTGTACGATTGGATTGTACGGGAATGTGAAATGGAGAATGTCCCCCAACAATATGAATTTGCTCGTTTAAATCTGACGAATACAGTTATGAGTAAGCGGAAGCTAAAACAGCTCGTTGAGGACAAGATTGTTGATGGTTGGAATGATCCGCGGATGCCAACTATTTCCGGACTGCGCAGAAAGGGGTATACTCCTGAGGCTATGCGCAATTTTGCTCGGGAAATAGGAGTTGCCAAAGCAGATAGTGTCGTTGATACTAAAATGTTGGAACATTTCATTCGAGAAGACCTAAAACTCAAAGTCCCCCGTACTATGGCGGTCTTAAGGCCCTTGAAAGTAATCATTACCAATTATCCTGAAGACCAAGTAGAGATGCTGGAAGCAGAAAACAATACCGAAAACCCGGAGATGGGGAGTCGTTCGATCCCTTTTTCCAGAGAAATTTATATTGAACAAGATGACTTTGCGGAGAATCCGCCGCCGAAGTATCATAGACTTTATCTGGGCAATGAAGTTCGTTTGAAAAATGCTTATTTCATTAAATGCAACGAAATTGTTAAGGATGAATCAGGCAAAGTTCTTGAACTTCACTGCACTTATGATCAGGAAACTAAAAGCGGTACAGGTTTTACAGGAAGAAAAGTTAAAGGTACAATTCACTGGGTAGAGGCCCGGCAAGCTATCCCGGCCGAGTTTCGCTTATATGAACCTTTAATTTTAGAAGATGATACGGATGATAGCGGTTCTTTCTTAGAGCATATTAATCCAAACTCCCTGGAGATTGTCCATGGTTATGTGGAACCGACCATGAAGGTTTCTAAGCCTCAAGATAAATTCCAATTCTTTAGACATGGGTATTTTAACGTTGATCCGTTATATTCAATTTCAGATCATCTTGTGTTTAACCGAATTGTGTCCCTGAAAAGTTCTTTCGAGCTTCCTAAGAGCTAG
- a CDS encoding S1C family serine protease: MSYYNDQNDYSKRRRPNFLSTLVIAIISATIGGFIAVALIPSVYGNKQAAPANQVILNAQGTTPVVKTDSTTNFPVVQIAKAVGPAVVGIANFQSQGSLFGGGGLTEAGSGSGFIIDAQHGYIVTNNHVVTGAEKLVVSLADGRNLNAKLVGADDRTDLAVVQISDTSKLTATQEGDSNKLQVGEPVVAIGNPGGQEFARSVTAGVVSATNRILDIPGESSFNLIQTDAAINPGNSGGPLVNYQGQVIGINSAKNQEQGFEGMGFAIPISDALPTIEQLIEKGYASHAGLNVQIDPRYTAEYASQRGWPAGAYVSKVVLGGPAQRAGIIAGDVITKINGKEVKSSLELTHELFKYKAGDKVTVTIFRKNKNLDVSVTLTEIKTQ, from the coding sequence ATGAGTTATTATAATGACCAAAATGATTACTCTAAGAGAAGGAGGCCCAACTTCCTTTCGACGCTGGTTATCGCAATAATTAGTGCAACAATCGGGGGATTTATCGCAGTTGCTTTAATTCCTTCTGTGTATGGTAATAAACAAGCAGCACCTGCGAATCAGGTTATTTTGAATGCCCAGGGGACAACCCCAGTGGTCAAAACGGACAGCACGACTAATTTTCCGGTGGTGCAGATCGCGAAAGCAGTTGGACCGGCTGTTGTAGGGATTGCCAATTTTCAATCTCAAGGCTCGTTGTTTGGCGGCGGCGGTTTAACAGAAGCAGGCAGCGGTTCAGGCTTTATTATTGATGCGCAGCACGGCTATATCGTTACCAATAATCACGTTGTGACGGGGGCGGAAAAACTGGTGGTCAGTCTGGCCGATGGGCGCAACCTCAATGCCAAGCTGGTTGGTGCCGATGATCGTACGGATTTGGCTGTGGTTCAGATTAGTGATACCAGCAAATTAACGGCAACCCAAGAAGGGGATTCCAACAAACTTCAAGTTGGAGAACCGGTGGTAGCTATCGGTAACCCGGGTGGGCAGGAATTTGCCCGTTCAGTTACGGCGGGAGTCGTATCGGCAACCAATCGTATCTTAGATATTCCCGGCGAATCAAGTTTTAACCTTATTCAGACAGATGCCGCTATTAATCCCGGAAACAGCGGGGGGCCCCTTGTAAACTATCAAGGTCAAGTCATCGGCATAAATTCAGCCAAAAATCAGGAACAAGGTTTTGAGGGAATGGGATTTGCGATTCCTATTTCAGATGCTTTGCCGACTATTGAGCAATTGATTGAGAAAGGATACGCAAGCCATGCGGGCCTGAACGTTCAAATTGATCCGAGATATACGGCGGAGTATGCCAGTCAAAGAGGATGGCCTGCCGGAGCCTACGTTTCCAAAGTCGTTCTGGGGGGACCGGCCCAGCGTGCCGGAATTATAGCAGGGGATGTTATCACCAAGATTAACGGCAAAGAAGTTAAGAGTTCTTTGGAATTAACCCACGAATTGTTCAAATATAAAGCGGGCGATAAGGTAACCGTTACAATATTCCGTAAAAATAAAAATCTGGATGTATCTGTTACTCTGACTGAAATAAAAACGCAATAA
- a CDS encoding MBL fold metallo-hydrolase, producing the protein MHFTTLASGSSGNAILVGEGHRHLLVDCGISGKSLLANLSQIDIAGSEIEGIIVTHEHIDHIRGVGILARKLNIPIYATAGLWKAMSHSLGKLAENQRREISTSFSCAGLDVLLYPTSHDSRESYGLKIVRPPKDGKSHLVVGIATDSGRITEGMQKHLRGCDGLVVEANYDEERLHNGPYPAYLKRRISGHYGHLENSQMAEGLTEWIQENTQRIVLAHLSEENNTPEIALSTVLDILSAAKVSQKCPEVKVHVAPRHTPHELIILRE; encoded by the coding sequence TTGCATTTTACAACCTTGGCAAGCGGAAGTTCAGGAAATGCAATTCTTGTGGGCGAGGGACACAGACATTTGTTGGTTGATTGCGGAATAAGCGGCAAGAGTCTCCTGGCCAACCTTTCTCAAATAGATATTGCCGGATCAGAGATTGAAGGAATCATTGTTACTCACGAACATATTGATCATATTCGGGGAGTAGGCATTCTGGCAAGGAAACTAAATATCCCGATTTATGCTACAGCCGGCTTATGGAAGGCTATGAGCCATTCTTTAGGAAAACTTGCCGAGAATCAGCGTAGGGAAATTAGTACTTCTTTTAGCTGTGCTGGGCTCGATGTCTTGCTTTATCCCACCTCACATGACAGCCGGGAAAGCTATGGGTTAAAGATTGTCCGGCCCCCCAAAGATGGGAAGAGTCACCTTGTGGTTGGAATAGCTACCGACAGCGGCAGAATTACCGAGGGTATGCAAAAGCATTTAAGAGGCTGCGATGGGCTGGTTGTTGAAGCAAATTACGATGAAGAGCGGCTGCATAACGGCCCTTATCCTGCCTATTTAAAACGACGTATCAGCGGGCATTATGGACACCTGGAAAACTCCCAAATGGCTGAGGGGCTCACAGAGTGGATTCAGGAAAATACCCAACGAATCGTGTTAGCTCATTTGAGTGAGGAAAATAATACTCCCGAGATAGCCTTATCAACAGTCTTGGATATTCTCAGTGCAGCGAAGGTTTCCCAAAAATGCCCTGAAGTGAAAGTGCATGTTGCTCCTCGCCATACTCCGCATGAACTCATTATTTTACGGGAATAA